Within the Nitrososphaera sp. genome, the region CATGCCATAAACGACGCGAGTTGATGCCACTGGGGTTTGGCAAGAAGGACGAGATTCCATTCAAGACAGACATTACTGACAAAGACGAGCTTGGCGAGATAAGAAAGATTGCAGACCGGCTTGAGCCGGATGAAAAGGTGCTCGTTGTGGCCAAGCAGTCCAGGGTCAGGCCCGGAGGGTCGGCAATGACGCCCGCAATAATATTTGCCACAGACAGGCGGCTAATCATCAAGGACCCAAGCGCTCTGGGTCTTAGACAGAGCGTAGAGGACATTCCCTACGTAAACATCACAAGCGCAAGGCTGCAAAAGGGGGTCTTCTCCTCGAGCATACTCCTCCGGGCTCAGGGTTTTAGCACGATGTCTGAGAGGAATCTTAATTCAATTGAGTTTGGAAAGCACAGCAACGAGGGCGAGATAGATGCGATTCCAAAGGACAAGGCCCAAGAAATAGTCAATATCATCAGCCAAGGCATAACTAACTCAAAATCGGCTCAGGTCGCAGCTGCCAGCCCGCCCCTTTCGATTGCTGACGAGCTTGCCAAACTTGCAAAGCTCAAGGAATCCGGCGTACTTACGGATACCGAGTTTATCCAGATGAAACAAGACCTTATCAGGAAGAGCAGGTAAAAGGGAGCAAAAGAGAGACTGGCTGATGCTGAGCCGGCTGTTCAAGTGAGCTTGGCATTTCAAATTCAAGAGCTGCCTTTCTTGCCTTGGCCGAGAGGTTCCGGTCATGGCCCGATACTGCACGTCGTCAAAAGCGATGCAGCATTATGGTTTTTGAATCCCTTGGATCCATTCAGCAATGCTGCTTACCAGCGTCTCCGGCTTTGTCCCGCCGTCCAGACGGAACAACCTGATTCCGTAGGCGGCGGCCAGCTTTTCCGCCGTGAGATCCATCTGCCTGGAGGCAATTATCATTTTATGCTTGATACCAGTATCCATACTCTTTGCAAAAACAGACAGGATTGTTGTTTCGTCAGACTCGTACTGGTCACTAAAGTCCCCGGCGGCAAGCGGCACACTTTCATTGTCATTGGCATAAATTACAATTCCAAACTTCTGAGGCACGCCCGACGCGCCCAAAACGGGGCAGGGACAGACAGCCTTCAGCTGCTTCTCTCTTAGTTCCCCGGCGAGAACCTGCATTATGTCGTGGTTTGCGCGGGCAAATTTGTCCATGGCCTGGAGCTTGACCGCATATACAGGGAGCCGCAGCATTACAAGACTGTCCTCGGGAAACTCTTTGCCACACCCAAGGCAAGCAAAAGCCTTTTCCGCGCTTGGCAGAAGTGCCTTGCAGGACTGGCATCGGTAAAAGACGCCCGGCCTTGAGTAATCTACTCCAAGCGCGTTGAGGCGCTTGTTGCACTTTCTGCAGACAAAGCGCCCGTACTCGTCTATGTACCGCTCGTCAAAATCCGTGTTGCCGCAGGTGAGGTGCTCGACCACGCTCCCCTTGGCCAGGTTGCCAGACTTGCAGGAATGGCACGAGAGCTTGAATGACAAGGCGTAGGAGCTGCAGTCTGGACATTTTAGTGCAAGGACTGCATCCTCGGCTACAGCCAGGCCGTTTCTTTCAAGAAGCTCCAGCATCTGCAGCTGGTCCTCCAGGGCCTCGACTCCCAGATCAGGATACGTATAGCCGAATTTTTGCTGCAGTACCGGCCTGAAGACCCTGACGTTGTTGTGCCGGATAAGATCGATTAGCGATGGAAGCGATTTTGCCGCCCGCGAATGCGGGTCTCTGTCCACTGCTGGGCTAGTTGATTGCCTTGATATATTGTAGTCTGTCATGTACGCGCCACCATGCCTCTCATGGAACCGACTTCGATCAATGTCCATAATCTCGATACGGATTAGGCTATTGGTGTGAAGAATAATCTACATACGGTAATTCCGATGGAAGGGTTGAATTTTAGGAGCCCAATTTTGATTTGGCAATGATAAGTGCAGGGGCCTTGCGATGACCTTTTTGTGCTGCTACTAGATCATTAAATCCCATTCGAGCCATAGTGTATCCGTCTACGATTTGTCTTCCGGCAGCCCCATAGATAGCGATAGAGATCCCAGTAATCCTTTTGCAGACTGGTCGGCCCTTGTGCATAGACCCGTTATTTCGTCAGACGGAAGACAGGTGGGAGTTCTTCGCGCTATTGCCGGCGACTTTCTGATAGTCAAAGCGGGATTTGTCTCGCTCCGCAAATACATCATTCCCAAGTCCGACGCCCTGTCAGTTGACAGCAAGATGAGAATACTGCTGAAAACAAGCACCTCCGCCATAAGATCAAAAAACTCGCAGCGATACTTGCAGGACTCTTACGCTTCTGACCCTAAACTGCCCGATGCCCACATTAGGCACGATCCTCGGAGAGACAGGGCTCTATTGGCGCGCGTGTGGTTGACTAGAAACCGGATTGCAGGCCTGGTCGCCATGGTCTCGGGCATCCTCTTCTTGATATCCGGCTACAAGGCCAACATCGCAACCTACGAAATGATTGAGCAGCAGCTGGCCTCAATAGAGAGCATTAGGGCCTTCTGGGACGTTATCATAATCCCTCTGGGTGTTCTCGCAATCCTGAGCCAGCTGAGCGGCATTTCGGTTCTGGCTGGCTCGGGATTTTTTATGGCAAACAGGGTAAACGCGGGCAAGTTCCTAGTAATGGTCGGAACCGGTCAGGGCCTGATTACAATCGCGTGGAGGATTGCGTCTGAGGTAATTGCAGGAAACTTTACCGCCGCTAACAGCTTTGTTCTCTGGCTGACGTCAACAGCGGCGGGATTGGGAATCAT harbors:
- a CDS encoding PH domain-containing protein; the protein is MPLGFGKKDEIPFKTDITDKDELGEIRKIADRLEPDEKVLVVAKQSRVRPGGSAMTPAIIFATDRRLIIKDPSALGLRQSVEDIPYVNITSARLQKGVFSSSILLRAQGFSTMSERNLNSIEFGKHSNEGEIDAIPKDKAQEIVNIISQGITNSKSAQVAAASPPLSIADELAKLAKLKESGVLTDTEFIQMKQDLIRKSR